CGACCGTCGGCTCGGCCGTCGCGGTCCGGATGGATGGCGACACCATCGCCGAGGCGCGCGTCGCGCTGACCAACATGGGCACCACCCCGATCCGCGCCCGCGGCGTCGAGGAGGCACTGGTCGGAGCGTCCGGCGAGGACGCCATCGCCAAGGCAGCCGAGCGGGCCGCCGAAGGCACCTCGCCGACCGACGACCTGTCGGCGAAGGCCGACTACCGCGAGCACCTGGCCAAGGTGCTGACCAAGCGCGCGGTATCGAAGGCGATTTCTGGAGACGCGGACGCCGGAAACAAGTAGCGTCTTGACGCAGTAGATCCTTACGTCCGCCAGATCCCCGTGTTGGTGCGGGGCTGGCGGACGTAAGGTCTAACGAAGCGCACCGAGGAAGTTTGACCCGAGGTAGGAGAAGCAATGAAGCTCGAGCACTCGTTCACGATCCCCGTGCCGGTCGATAAGGCCTGGCCCGTCCTGCTGGATATTCAGCGCATCGCCCCGTGTATGCCGGGCGCATCGGTCGACTCGGTCGAGGGCGATGACTTCACCGGCTCGGTGAAGGTCAAGCTCGGGCCGATCAACCTCACCTACAAGGGCCAGGCGAAGTTCATCGAGAAGGACGACAAGTCGCACAAGGCCGTCATCGACGCGCGCGGACGCGACTCGCGTGGCAACGGCACCGCCGCTGCGAAGATCACCGCTCAGCTGACCGAGTCCGGCTCCAACACCGAGTGCCAGGTCACCACCGACCTCAACATCACCGGCAAGCCGGCCCAGTTCGGTCGCGGCGTGATGGTCGATGTCGGCAACAAGCTGATCGGCCAGTTCGCTGACTGCCTGTCGGACAAGCTCGCTGGCGGTGGCGCCGACTCCGACTCAACCGCTGCCTCGAGCGCGGGTGCTGCTGGTTCGGCTGGTGCCGCTGGCGCCGGGTCGAGTGGCGGCTCGGACTCGACATCGGGCTCGGGCGGCACGTCAACCACCTCAACCACGGGCGGCTCGGCCTCCGGTGCTGCGGGCGCTGCCGCTGGGGCCGCGGGGGCCGCGGGTGCCGCGGGTGCCGCGGGTGCCGCTGGTGCTGCGAAGACAGCGTCCGGCAGCGAAGACAAGACCCCGACCGGGTCGGTCACGGTCTCCGGCGCCGAGCAGGCCGCCGACCGCGACAGCGCCTCGGCACAGAAGGCCAACTCGCCCTCGAGCAACGCCGCGGCAGCCGGCGCGCAGTCCACGCCTACGACGCCATCGACTTCCGAGCGCTCGGGGCAGGCGCGGCACGCCTCCGATGATGCCGAGCCGATCGACCTGCTTGAGCTGGCTGGCGGTTCGGTGGCCAAGCGCGCCGTACCCGCGGCCGCTGGCCTGGCGCTGCTGATTGCGATCATCGTCGCGATCACCGGACGCAAGAAGAAGTAACCACGCCTCACGTCGACGTGCGGTGGGTTTCACCTCGCTATCGGGCAGATAGCGGGGTACAACCCACCGCACGTCGTCGTTTCTGCCTGGGTACGCCGCTGCGACCTCACATCGGCAGCGCGCCCAGCGTCTACCCGATATGAGCTTGCCGCCGTTTGAGACGGTCGTTGCCGCGCACGGGCCGACCGTGCTGCGCGTGTGCCGCGCCGTACTCGGCCCGGCCGACGCCGACGACGCGTGGTCGGCGACGTTCTTATCGGCGCTGCGCGCCTATCCCCAGCTAGATCCTGGGGCAAACGTCGAGGCGTGGCTGGTGCGGATAGCGCATAACCGTGCGATCGACGTCGTCCGCGCGCAGCAACGGCGCGCGGTCCCGGTCGCCGAACCGCCCGAGCGCGCCGCCCCCGATGCGGCGTATGACCGCGACGACGACCTATGGGATGCGCTTGCCGCGCTGCCGGACAAGCAGCGCCACGCCGTCGCCTACCACCACGTCGCCGGACTGCCCTACGCCGAGATCGCCGAGATCATCGGCAGTACGCCGGCCGCGGCGCGCAAGGCCGGCTCCGACGGAATCGCCGCTCTACGCAGAGCATTGAGTCAGAAGGTGACCTCATGAACACAATCGAGACCCGACTACGGGCCGGCGGCGACATCCAGGCGCTGCGCGAGCGACTCGCCGCGGAGGCCGCGAGCGAGGGTTTGCTCGAGGTGGCCTACCGCGAGCTCGACTCCCCTATCGGACGCCTGCTGGTGGCGAGTACGCCGACCGGCGTGGTGCGCGTCGCGTTCGCCCGCGAGGGATTCGACGACGTACTGGGCGAGCTGGCCGGCCGAGTCAGCGCCCGCGTGCTGCATGCCCCCGGCGTACTCGATGCCGTTGCTGGTGAGATTGATGCCTACTTCGCCGGGGACCGGGAACGCTTCGATGTGCCGCTGGACTGGCAGCTCGCGTCCGGCTTCCGCCGAACGGTCGTGGAGTACCTCCCGCAGATCGGCTACGGACACACCGCGTCGTACGGCGACATCGCCAGCGCGGTAGGCAATCCGAAGGCGGTGCGGGCCGTGGGCACGGCATGCGCGCTCAACCCGCTGCCGCTGCTGGTCCCCTGCCACCGCGTGGTGCGCAGCGACGGGCAGCTCGGGCAATACCGCGGCGGGCCCGAGGCTAAGGCCGCGCTGCTGACCCTGGAGCACGCGCGATGATCGGGCGGTAGTCATCACGTCGCGCGGCCGGGCAGCCGGCGGGCAATGACCGTGGCGCCTGCGAGCAACACCGCGATCGTGACATAGCCGGCAGTCAGGGCGGTGCCGGCCGGCAGCCTCGCCAGCAACACTGCTGCCACGCTTGCTCCTGTGGCGGCCGCGAGCTGCACGGTCACAAACAGCGCGGGGGTCGCGTAGGGCAACTGCTCCGGCGGAACGGTGCGATACACGCTGGAGAACGACGGGGCCGCGACGCTGCCGAACGCGAGACCAAAGACGACGAGTACGACGAGCAAGACTCCAGTCGGCACCCGGCCGGCGATCACGGCGAGCACGATCGCCACCGCCGCAGCGATCCCCGCCGCGGCGGTGACGATGCGGCGCGCTCCGACGCGATCCGAGGCCGGTCCACTCAGCGACATCGAGACCAGCAGGCCAACGCCGAGAGTCGCGACCACAAGCCCCGGTCCTACCCCCTGCCAGCCGAGGGCACGCTGAGCGTAGACGGCCAGCGCGACCAGCTGGAAATACATCGTGAAACCAACCACCGCCATGCTCCCCAGCCCGGCCCGAAACCCCGGGAGCGCAAGCAACGACAGGTCGACCACGGGAGGGCGCGACGTCCTACGGGAGCGCCAGACATAGGCCGCGAGCAACGCCGCACCGGCCACCGCCAACGAGGCTGAGATCCAGATCCGGCCGGCAGCGATCTGCTCGCTGGCCAGCAAGACCATCACGAACCCCAGCGGAAGCAGCACGAGCCCGGCCACGTCCGGTCGAGG
The nucleotide sequence above comes from Epidermidibacterium keratini. Encoded proteins:
- a CDS encoding SRPBCC family protein, with the translated sequence MKLEHSFTIPVPVDKAWPVLLDIQRIAPCMPGASVDSVEGDDFTGSVKVKLGPINLTYKGQAKFIEKDDKSHKAVIDARGRDSRGNGTAAAKITAQLTESGSNTECQVTTDLNITGKPAQFGRGVMVDVGNKLIGQFADCLSDKLAGGGADSDSTAASSAGAAGSAGAAGAGSSGGSDSTSGSGGTSTTSTTGGSASGAAGAAAGAAGAAGAAGAAGAAGAAKTASGSEDKTPTGSVTVSGAEQAADRDSASAQKANSPSSNAAAAGAQSTPTTPSTSERSGQARHASDDAEPIDLLELAGGSVAKRAVPAAAGLALLIAIIVAITGRKKK
- a CDS encoding methylated-DNA--[protein]-cysteine S-methyltransferase; protein product: MNTIETRLRAGGDIQALRERLAAEAASEGLLEVAYRELDSPIGRLLVASTPTGVVRVAFAREGFDDVLGELAGRVSARVLHAPGVLDAVAGEIDAYFAGDRERFDVPLDWQLASGFRRTVVEYLPQIGYGHTASYGDIASAVGNPKAVRAVGTACALNPLPLLVPCHRVVRSDGQLGQYRGGPEAKAALLTLEHAR
- a CDS encoding RNA polymerase sigma factor — encoded protein: MSLPPFETVVAAHGPTVLRVCRAVLGPADADDAWSATFLSALRAYPQLDPGANVEAWLVRIAHNRAIDVVRAQQRRAVPVAEPPERAAPDAAYDRDDDLWDALAALPDKQRHAVAYHHVAGLPYAEIAEIIGSTPAAARKAGSDGIAALRRALSQKVTS
- a CDS encoding MFS transporter, which gives rise to MTNKTDVATSPRLDRRGVLVVLVVSVAALMAVIDGTIVTASLQSIGADLGSRLEVSVWFTSAYLLAAGVTMPLSGWIIDRYGARRVFFVALSFFVAGSVLCALATTPGALIAFRVAQGLGGGLLEPTALTIAAATAGPDRMGAVMGWVSTVINLGPVLGPIAGTLLASSGHWEWIFLINLPLGVIVLGGALALLPKVPKQTPAPPRPDVAGLVLLPLGFVMVLLASEQIAAGRIWISASLAVAGAALLAAYVWRSRRTSRPPVVDLSLLALPGFRAGLGSMAVVGFTMYFQLVALAVYAQRALGWQGVGPGLVVATLGVGLLVSMSLSGPASDRVGARRIVTAAAGIAAAVAIVLAVIAGRVPTGVLLVVLVVFGLAFGSVAAPSFSSVYRTVPPEQLPYATPALFVTVQLAAATGASVAAVLLARLPAGTALTAGYVTIAVLLAGATVIARRLPGRAT